The Fulvivirga ligni genome window below encodes:
- a CDS encoding DUF2200 domain-containing protein yields the protein MITTPEHDAKIAKMTFSSVYPHYVTKVEKKGRTEEELLQVIEWLTGFDKAQLDKLKDEKVTFETFFNQATLNPNAELITGVICGYKVQDIQTPLTKQVRYLDKLVDELAKGKKMEKILREG from the coding sequence ATGATCACTACTCCTGAACACGATGCCAAGATTGCCAAGATGACTTTTTCGTCAGTATACCCTCATTACGTTACCAAAGTGGAGAAAAAAGGCCGGACCGAAGAGGAGCTCCTTCAGGTAATAGAATGGCTCACCGGCTTTGACAAAGCTCAATTGGATAAACTGAAAGATGAGAAGGTCACTTTTGAAACGTTCTTCAACCAAGCCACTTTAAATCCCAACGCCGAATTGATAACAGGAGTCATCTGTGGATACAAAGTGCAAGACATTCAAACCCCTCTAACCAAACAAGTCAGATACCTCGACAAACTTGTAGATGAACTAGCCAAAGGCAAAAAGATGGAGAAGATTTTAAGAGAGGGTTAA
- a CDS encoding alpha/beta fold hydrolase: protein MKTLTFSLIFTFTIFCTSTAQTLDTLIDVGTHKLHFKIIKGSRTPILFEAGNGDDGSVWEPIVNEIHKATQATIITYDRAGLGLSEIDTTTISFQQEIKDLETALIKLGFNDGIMNVSHSFGGFYSILFASKNPSKIKGAVFIDTALPCSMTQEWSQNFISNISEEDWKLIKTHKIGLYYVLKNLSDISNYMSNKTLPAALPVTIIGAEIQQPYLTPNEQQQWIDCQEAFGALPNHKYVQAQGAHHKIWKDKPQLVIDEIVQMYNRVN, encoded by the coding sequence ATGAAAACCCTAACCTTTTCTCTCATTTTCACATTTACCATCTTCTGCACTTCCACAGCGCAAACCCTTGATACACTGATCGATGTAGGTACACATAAGCTTCATTTTAAAATTATTAAAGGCTCTCGTACTCCCATTCTATTTGAAGCTGGTAATGGTGATGATGGAAGTGTTTGGGAGCCTATAGTCAACGAAATCCATAAGGCAACGCAAGCCACAATTATCACCTATGACCGTGCTGGGCTGGGTCTTAGCGAAATTGATACAACCACCATATCCTTTCAACAGGAAATTAAAGATCTAGAGACTGCATTAATAAAATTAGGTTTCAATGATGGCATTATGAATGTAAGCCATTCTTTTGGCGGCTTCTACTCAATATTATTTGCGTCTAAAAACCCTTCAAAAATTAAGGGCGCTGTGTTTATTGATACAGCTCTCCCCTGCTCGATGACGCAAGAATGGTCACAAAATTTCATAAGCAATATATCAGAAGAGGACTGGAAACTTATCAAAACCCATAAAATCGGGCTTTATTATGTTCTTAAGAACTTGTCCGACATTTCTAATTACATGAGCAATAAAACGCTTCCCGCCGCCCTACCAGTCACCATAATAGGCGCAGAAATACAACAGCCCTACCTCACACCAAATGAACAACAACAATGGATCGATTGTCAGGAAGCTTTTGGAGCCTTACCGAACCATAAATATGTGCAAGCTCAAGGCGCTCATCATAAAATATGGAAGGATAAGCCACAACTTGTAATAGATGAAATAGTTCAGATGTATAACAGGGTGAACTAG
- a CDS encoding bleomycin resistance protein, with translation MLTSIHPKLPMRNKNVTKDYYVNQLGFSQFGSADYPDYLMVEKDNVQIHFFLFEGLKPKENYGQIYLRTDDIEQLYQSLLDNDTAIHPNGKLQTKPWGQKEFSLLDPDNNLITIGQEV, from the coding sequence ATGCTGACCTCCATCCATCCTAAACTTCCCATGCGAAATAAAAACGTCACTAAGGATTACTATGTTAATCAACTGGGGTTCAGCCAATTCGGAAGCGCTGACTATCCGGACTATCTTATGGTGGAGAAGGATAATGTGCAGATTCATTTCTTCTTATTCGAGGGGTTAAAGCCAAAAGAAAACTACGGTCAGATATATTTAAGAACGGATGACATTGAGCAACTGTACCAATCGCTTCTTGATAATGATACAGCAATACACCCCAACGGAAAACTACAAACCAAGCCATGGGGCCAAAAAGAATTCTCTTTGTTAGATCCTGATAACAACTTAATTACTATTGGCCAGGAGGTTTAG